The genomic segment CGATATTTCCCAGTCAGGTAACCACTTGCAAGTGGAGAATAGGCCAACAATCCAATTTCATCTCGGATTGAAATTTCTGCTAAACCCACCTCATAAGTTCTGTTCAATAAACTATAAGGATTTTGAATTGACATCATTCTTGGAAGACTCTGCTCTTTAGCTAAATTTAGACATTTAGATACTCCCCAAGGAGTTTCGTTTGATAATCCAATATCTCTAACTTTACCCTCCTTAACAAATTTACCTAAATGACCCAAAACATCTTCAAATTTATTCCAATCTTCATTTTCATTATGCGTGTAGCCTAATCTTCCGAACATGTTGGTACTTCTCTCTGGCCAGTGAAGCTGATATAAATCTATATAATCTGTTTTTAATCTTTTGAGACTATCATTTAAAGCTTCAGTCATTCTTTCAAGCGTATAATTATTTCCACCTCCACGAATATACTCCCTAGCTGGACCAGCAACCTTTGTTGCTAAAATTACTTTGTCTCTCTTTTTTGTTTTTTCAAACCAATTACCAATTATAATTTCTGTATGACCAAAAGTTTCCTCTTTTGGTGGAACAGCATACAACTCAGCTGTATCCCAAAAATTAACACCTTGATCTAAAGCAAAATCCATCTGCTCAAATCCTTCTTCTTGAGTATTTTGCTCACCCCAAGTCATTGTGCCGAGACAAATAGTGCTAACTTTTATGTCAGTATTGCCTAGTTTTTTGTAATTCATCAGAATTAACTCTTTTAAGGTATCTTGAATAATTAGTAAAAGACTATTATATTTAACTCATTATGGAATTTGACAAACAAGGTATCTTAAATAGAGAAAAAGCAGCCCAACAAACAGCTGCAGTAATGGATGAAGGCTTAAGAGCCTACATGCTTAAAGTTTATAACTATATGTCAACTGGTGTTCTATTAACTGGAATCATTGCATTATTATCATTTAAAATGTCTGTTGTAACAGATGCTAATGGAGCAATTGTATCTCTAACACAATTTGGAAGTGCGATTTACATGTCTGGCTTAAAATGGGTTGTAATGTTAGCGCCATTAGGAATAGTTTTTTATATGAGTTTTGGAATTAATAAAATGAGTGCTTCAAAAGCTCAAACTACATTCTGGGTGTTTGCAGCTTTAATGGGTTTATCATTATCATCGATTTTATTGGTTTACACAGGTTTAAGTGTAACAAGAGTGTTCTTTATATCTTCAGCAACCTTTGGTGCGATGAGTATTTATGGCTACACTACTAAAAGAGATTTAACTAAGTTTGGTTCATTTTTAATGATGGGATTGATTGGAATAATCATCGCTTCATTAGTTAATATATTCTTAAAATCTTCAATGATGTATTTTGCAATATCAATAATTGGAGTGTTAATTTTTGTTGGTCTTACAGCATATGATACACAAAAAATTAAGAACATGTATGTTGCAAGCGACTCTGGTGAATTAGTTGGAAAAAAAGCGGTAATGGGTGCCCTAACTCTTTACCTAGACTTCATCAACTTGTTTATCATGTTGCTAAGATTATTTGGTCAAAGAAGATAAAATTCTAGAGTTTTTTCCAGTTAGTATTTTTAAGCAAACTCTTAAGTTCAAAAGAGTTTTTTAATATCTTACCATTAGTATCAGTGATTAGATATTTTAAGTTTTTATTTTTAGGTTTAAAATTTTTGCATATTTTGTAGAGAGCATTTTCTGCTGCATTTTTAAAAACACTAAAGCTTACTTGTTTACTTGAAATACTAAGTCCATAATCTCTCCAAGAGCCTTCTGAGACCATTTTTGCGTATAAATCTAGAATTATTTGTAATTCATCTTTTTCAAAAAAGTGTTTCTCCTCAATTTTTTTGTGTGAGTTGTTTACTACGAGTCTTAAATTGTTATTCATTTATTTTATATTTATTAATTAAACCAATTTGAAATCCTGTAAAAATAACTGTTATTGGCAGCATACCCCAAACTTTAAAGTTAACCCAAAACTCTTCAGACTGTGTTCTCCAAATAAATTCATTTAATAGAGCAAGACCAAAGAAGAAATACATCCATCTTTTATTTAGAATTTCCCAACCAATATCACTTAAAGGTATAGATTTTCCCATTATCTTTTTTAAGATTGGTTCATTTGTAAAATATTTGCCAAAAAATAATGCTAAAGCAAACATAATATTAATTATAGTTGGCTTAACATAAATAAATATAGGGTCATTAAAATAAATAGTAAGTCCACCAAAAAAAGTAATTAAAATTCCACTGACCAAAGGCATTGGAGGAATTTTTTTTTCAAATACCCAGACTACAATTAGCGCAATTATTGTTGCAATAATTAATGGAGGAATTGCTACAGATAAATTTTTGTCATTACTGTAATAATAGAAAAAAAATATCGCTAAAGGCCCAAAATCTGTGAGAAATTTTAAAAAAGATTTATTCACTAAAAAGATATTAACATAATTAGTTGTGTCATAAAAACTTTATCTTTTTTCTTATTGATTTTTAATTCTAAATCTCCATATTAAACTCAATGGCAATACAAAAGGCTAAATTTTCAATCGGCGATATTGTAAAACATAAACACTTTGAATTTAGAGGTGTGATATATGATGTTGATTTTGAATTTAATAACTCTGAGGAATGGTATCAATCTATTCCAAAAAATGTGAGACCAAGAAAAGATCAACCTTTTTATCATTTACTTGCTGAAAATGATGAGATTACATATGAGGCTTATGTGTCAGAACAGAATCTTCTAATGGATGACTCTGACGAACCTATTAAACATCCATTAATTGAGGAAATTTTTTCAGGTAAAAAAGGTTCTAGTTATTTTAAGCCATCAAACTAAAAAATCACTATTTCAACACATTTGTTTCAAATCTTGGTCATAGAGATTAGTTAGAATTACATTAATATCTGGTCAAGGGTGTGAAATTTTATCCTTATCATTATCTCCCTCTACATTCTTGATCAGATATATCTTTCATACTAAAACCATCATAACTTAATTTATGTTTAAACTTTTTGAACCAAATAAAATATTTTTAATTACTTCAAAAGCGCCAAAATATGTAATGGCACTTTTAATAGTGGTAATTTCAATTGGTTTAGTAGAAGCTCTAATTTTATCACCAGAGGACTATAAGCAAAGTCATTCTGTGAGGATAATGTATGTACATGTTCCTGCAGCCTGGATTTCACTAGGAATTTTTTCCTCTATTACATTATTATCTCTAAGTGGATATATTTTTAAAAATAGGAATTTCTTTTTAATTGCAAAAAGTTTAGCGCCTTCTGGTTTGGTTTTTAATATTATTGCATTGGTTACCGGTTCTATTTGGGGAAAACCTACGTGGGGCACATGGTGGGCATGGGATGCTAGAATTACATCAATGTTAATATTAGCTATTTTTTATTTATTATATTTAATTGCTTGGAGAATTTATGAGGACAAAGAAAAAGTTCTCAAAATAACAACTTTGATAACTATCTTTGGAATTATAAACATACCAATTATTAAATATTCTGTAGATTGGTGGAATACACTTCATCAGCCAGCCTCTATCAACATTATGTCTAAGTCTGCCATTCACTCATCAATGCTTCTTCCATTGATGATCATGACTGCGGCATTTGCCCTATTTTCTCTGCTAATTTTTTTAATGAAATATAATACAGAATTGATAAAGTTAAAAAATAAAGGATTAGATAGATTATGATAAATGAATTATTAAATATGAATGGATACGGACTTTATGTTTGGTCTGCATTTTCATTTACACTTTTAAGTTTTGCAACTTTGTATTCAGTAACAAAGGTTCAATACATTAGAGAGAAAAATAAATTCATAGCCAAGTATGGTGAGCTTGATGCTCAAAAAGCTAAAATAGCAAGAACTCAAACTATCAACCAAGAAATTTTATCTGGCAGTCAAAATATTTAACTTTTGAGCCATGTATGGTCGAAAAGTTAAACTAAGATTTTTTTTCATACTCTTAATTATATCAGTTTTAGTTTTATCAGTTTTTTTAGTACTTAAATCTTTAGAAGAGAACGTAGTTTATTTTAAATCTCCATCAGAGATTAAATCAGTTGGCGAACTTGATACTAAAAAAATTAGAATTGGAGGAATGGTAAAAAAAGGTTCAATAAATATGTCAACTGATGAAGTTAATTTTACAATAACAGATTTTAAAAATGAGATTAATGTTACATATTCAGGACTTGTTCCAAATTTATTTTCTGAAGGTAAAGGTGTTGTTGCAGAAGGATTCTTAAAAGATAGGAATTTTTTTGAAGCGTCAAAAATTCTTGCAAAGCATGATGAGAATTATATGCCTCCAGAAGTTAAGGCAGCCTTAGAAGAAAAATAATGATCTATAGTACAATTGGATATTACTCTTTAATTTTTGGTCTTGTTGTATCTTTACCTATATTTTTTTTTTCAATAAAAAATTTCAAAAATGAGGGTATCTTTGATAGTAAAATTATTAGTTTTTCATTTATCCAATTATTATTAGTTATAACTAGTTTTTTAGGTTTAATAATCTCTTTTATAATTTCTGACTTTAGCAATGAAACTGTTTATAATAATTCTCATACAACAAAACCTTTGTTTTATAAAATCTCTGGTACCTGGGGTAACCATGAAGGAAGTTTATTATTATGGCTTCTAGTTCTAACTCTTTTTATATTTATTTTTTTACTTAGATCTAAAAAATTATTAAAAAATTATAGAATTTTAACAGTTTTATTTCAGCAAATAATAATCATTGGGTTTTTTATTTTTCTAATCGATTCTTCAAATCCTTTTAATCATATTTTTCCAACTCCAACAGAAGGGTTGGGTCTTAATCCTATATTACAAGATCCTGCATTAGTAATTCATCCACCAATGCTTTATCTAGGCTATGTTGGATCTTCCATAATCTTTTCGAGTGTACTAGCTGCAACTAGTTTGAATTATATTTCAAAGTTATGGGCTACTCATATTAAACAGTGGGTATTAATATCTTGGTTATTCTTAACACTAGGAATCTTGCTAGGATCAATTTGGGCTTACTATGAATTGGGATGGGGAGGGTTTTGGTTTTGGGATCCAGTAGAAAATGTTTCACTAATGCCATGGTTAGCATTAACAACATTATTACATTGTGTTTTAGTTTTAGAGAAAAGATCTACTCTTAAATCATGGGTAATAATATTATCTATAACAACATTCACATTAAGTATGTGTGGAACTTTTTTGGTACGATCTGGAATTTTAAACTCTGTACACACATTTGCAAATGATCCAGAAAGAGGTCTATTTATTTTATCTTTTTTATTTGTACTTATTTTTGTTTCACTATTTGTTTTTTTTGTTTTTCATAAATCAGAGAAAGAAGAGGTAATTTCATTTACATTATTTAGCAAAGAGACATCAATATTAATTAATAACTGGTTAATGATGTACTTTTTGTCAGTGGTTTTAATTGGAACAGTTTATCCAATTTTTTTAGATGTTATTTCATCTGAACAAATATCTGTTGGACCTCCTTTTTATCATAAATTAATAATTCCTTTTTTAATTCCTTTTTTGATATTCATGGCATTAGGTCCTCAGTTAAAATGGATTAAATCTTCTTCATTAGAAGGAAAAAAATACTTAGTATTTTTTCTAATTATTTCTTTTGTTATATCTTTTGTGATTGTAAAAAATTTTGGAGACAATCTACTGATCAATAGCATTTTAATTGGAAGCGCACTTTATTTATTCTTTATTACAGTTAGAGATTTTTTCAGAGAAAAGACTCAAAATTTTTCTCAAAACTTAGCACATTTCGGTTTTAGTTTACTGATTTTAAGTATTTTATTTAACAATATTTTTTCAAGCGAAGTGATAACAAATTTAAAAGTTGGTGAAACTTTTAAAAATGAAAAATTTAAAATTGAATTTAATGATCTTAAAAAATTTGAAGAGAAGAATTTCTTATCATTTAAAGGTTATTTTTTAATAGAAGACAACAACTCTAAAGAAAAACTAGAGCCTGAATTGAGAGTTTATAACCAACCAAATATTATTACTAGTGAAGCTGATATTAAAATAACATTTTTATCAGATAAATTTATTACGATGAATACAGTGCAAAATGAAGAATATTTCAATATTCGATATCAGGTAAAATCATTTATGTTATGGATCTGGATATCAGTATTATTAATTTCTTTAGGTGGATCAATTAGTTTTTTTAAACGGAAAAGTTTATGAAAAGAAGAATAATTTCTTTTTTGATAATAATTTCTTTTATATTTGTATTTGTAATTTTTTATAAAGGTTTAAATAAATCAAGTTTTTATGAACCTAAGAGTGAAATAAAAGAAATTCCTAAATTTTTATCAAAATCATTTTTTTCAAAAGAGGAAATAGAATCTCAAAAACTTTTTGATGAGAATAAATTTTATCTGTTTAACATATGGGCTTCTTGGTGTGTACCTTGTAGAGATGAACATCCAATTTTAGTTGCTTTAAGTAAAAATAAAAATTTAAACCTTATAGGTTTAAATTACAAAGATAAGATCTCAAACGCTGAGAAATTTTTAAATGAATTAGGTAATCCATACAAAGAAATTTTAATAGATCAGGACGGCACGAGAGCAATTGAGTGGGGGGCTTTTGGAGTGCCTGAGACTTTCATAATATATAATAATAAAATTGTTAAAAAATTTATCGGTCCACTTAATGAAAATTCGATTAAAGAAATTGAAAAGATGATTCAATGAAGACACACAAATTTATTTTTTTATTTTTAACTTTTTTTTCCTTTAATTTATTAAATGCTAGCGAGAATGAACTAAAAAAAGAGATAACTAAAAATTTGAGATGTTTAGTTTGTCAAGGACAATCAGTTTATGATTCTGACTCAGAATTTGCAGTGAGCTTAAAATTGGTAGTTGAGAATAAAATTCAACAAGGGTTAACAGAAGACCAAATCTATAAATTTTTAACTGATAAATATGGAGACTGGATTTTATATGATCCAAAATTTAATAAAAATACCTATTTATTATGGTTTTTACCTCTATTGATCTTATTTTTAGGTGGTGCGATAATAGCAAAAAAACTTATAAAATTTAAAAAATAATCTGCTAAATAAGGTCAATGATTTTAAAACGTTTAAGTATTATTTTATTATTAATTTTTTCTTCAACTAGTTTTGCTTTTGGAGAAGAGGTTAACAATAATGAACATCAAATAAACTTTTTTACAGGTAACTTTGATTTTAGTGACGATAAGCAAAAAGCAATTTTAGTTGGTTTTCAACATCAAAATGAGAATTTAAATAGAGATACATTTCTAGGAAACGTATCTCCAATTACAGGTGGATTTGTTACGGAAAATTCAGCTGCATATATTTATACTGGAATAGAATGGAACGTGGATATGGGAGGATTAACTTTTACACCTAGTTTTGCTCCAGGACTATATCATGAGGGAGATGGAAAAGATCTAGGCCATGTATTGGAATTCAAATCTGAAGTTCAATTATCTTATGCTGCATCGGATAAAACAAGTTTTGGTGTTTCATATAATCATGTATCAAATGCAAGTTTAGGAGATAAAAATCCTGGTGCAAATAGTTACATGTTTAATTTTATTCGAAATTTTTAATAAAAATTATGAATTTAAAAGATTGTCACAATTTTAGTGACTTTAGAAAACTTGCAAAAAAAAATCTTCCTTCACCTATATTCCATTACATTGATGGTGGTGCAGATGATGAAATAACTTTAAAACGAAATACGGATGCATTCAGCGATTGTGATTTAGTACCCAATGTTCTTGCAAGTGTAGGAAAGCCAGATTTGTCAACAACGGTGTTTGGCAAAAAAATAGACATGCCAATATTCTTAGCACCTACTGCTATGCAAAGACTCTATCATCATGAAGGAGATAAAGCTTCTGCAAGAGCAGCAGAGAAATTTGGAACTTTTTATAGCATGTCAACAATGGCAAACACTACTATTGAAGAAATATCAAATGTTTCAAGTGGTCCTAAATTGTTTCAACTCTATGTTCATAAAGATCAAGGTATTACCGATGATTTAATTGAAAGGTGTAAAAGAGCCAATTTTGATGGGATGTGTTTAACAGTTGATACATTGGTTGCTGGAAATAGAGAAAGAGATCACCGAACAGGATTTACAACACCACCAAAATTAACTCTTCAAAGTTTAATGAGTTTTGCAATGCATCCAAAATGGGTTTTTAATTATTTTACCCATGAAAAATTTCAATTGGCTAATGTTGCAACAAAAACTGATAAGGGTACTAACATTGCAAAATCTGTAATTGAGTACATTAATGAACAATACGATCCCGCAATGAATTGGAAAGATGCTGAATATTGTGTAAAAAAATGGGGAAAGCCTTTTGCTCTAAAAGGAGTGATGTCTGTTGAAGATGCAAAAAGAGCAATAGATATTGGTTGCACTGCAATAATGATTTCAAATCATGGAGGACGACAGTTAGATGGTTCTAGATCTCCATTTGATCAAGTTAAAGAAATTTCTGATGCAGTTGGAGATAAATTAGAAATTATTTTAGATGGAGGAGTAAGAAGAGGAACCCATGTCTTAAAAGCTTTAGCAGCTGGAGCAAAAGCTTGTAGTTTTGGAAAAATGTTTTTATTTGCATTAGGTGCCGGAGGTCAACCAGGTGTTGAACGTCTATTGCAAAATATGCATGATGAAATTAACAGAAACATGGTACTAATGGGTTGTAAAAACATTAGTGAATTAAATAGAACTAAAATTATTTACAGAAAATAAAATGAAACTAGCAAAGAGTCTTGAAAGATTAGGCACTGAATCTGCATTTAGTGTTTTGGCTGAAGCAAAAAAATTAGAAGCTCAAGGCAAACCTATGATCCATCTAGGTCTAGGTCAGCCTGATTTTAAAACACCAAAACATATAGTTGATGCTGCAAAAAAAGCTTTAGATGATGGTCATCATGGATATGTATTAGCAAATGGTCTTTTAGAGTGTAGACAATCTGTATCAAGAAAAATTAAAAAACTTTATAATAAAGATGTAGATCCAGAGAGAATTTTAATTATGCCAGGCGGCAAGCCTACTATGTATTTTGCAATTCAATGTTTGGGCGAGCCTGGAACCGAAATCATTCACCCTACACCTGGTTTTCCAATTTATGAGTCGATGATTAATTATTCTGGTGCAAAAGCAGTTCCATACGACTTAACAGAGGATAAAGACTTAAAATTTGATCCTGAGAAAATTTTATCTTTAATTACTGATAAAACTAGAATGTTAATTTTGATTAATCCAAATAATCCAACAGGCAGTTTTGTTGAAAAATCTACAGTTGATGTTTTAGCTGAAGGTTTAAAAAAACATCCGCATGTAACAATTTTAAGTGATGAAATTTATAGTAGACAAATTTTTGATGGTAAAGAAATGCCAACTTTTTTTAACTATCCTGACTTACAAGATCGATTAATTGTTTTGGATGGTTGGAGTAAAGCGTATGCCATGACAGGATGGAGAATGGGCTGGAGTGTTTGGCCTGAAGAGTTAATTCCACATGTTACAAAATTAATAATTAACAGTTTTTCATGTGTGAATGTACCATCGCAATTTGGAGGAATAGCTGCACTGGATGGTCCTGATGATCCAATTCATGAAATGATGAAAAAATTTGATGAGAGAAGAAAGTTAATTCATGAAGGTCTAAATAATTTACCAGGTGTCGAATGTAGTATGCCAGGTGGAGCATTTTATGCCTTTCCAAATGTAAGTGGAACAGGAATGAATGGATCTGAGTTTTGCAAAAAAGCAATGCATGATGCAGGTGTTGCAATTGTTCCTGGAACAGCATTTGGAAAAACCTCAGTAGATTACGTAAGATTTAGTTACGCCGCATCAAAGGACAACATTTCTAACGCATTGGAAAACATCAAAAAAATGTTAGGTTAAGTCTATGACTGAATTGGCTCTACCAAAAATCGATAGATCAATAATTACAAGAAAAGATGAAATTGTAAAAAATCTTTCAAGATTAACAAATTTAGAAAATGTTCTAAGTCACGCAGATGAAATCAAGCCTTATGAAACAGATGCTTTAGCAGTTTATACTCAAACACCCTTAGCTGTTGTATTACCTGAGAATACAAATGAGGTGAGTGAAATTTTAAAATATTGTTATCAGGAAAATATAAAAGTTATTCCAAGAGGTGCTGGAACAGGATTGTCAGGTGGTGCACTACCTTTACAAGATGCAATTGTTTTAGGTTTAGGAAAGTTTAATAAAATTTTAAAAATTGATTTTGAAAATAGATGTGTAGTTACTCAACCAGGTGTAACTAATTTAGGAATTACCCATGCAGTTCAGCATAAAGGGTTTTACTATGCTCCAGATCCATCAAGTCAATTAGCGTGTTCAATTGGTGGAAATGTTGCAGAAAATTCAGGTGGAGTTCATTCTTTAAAATACGGAACAACCACGAATAATATCCTAGGTGTTGAAATGGTTATGATGGATGGAACTATAACTAGAATTGGTGGAAAATCATTTGACCAAGAGGGTTATGATTTGATGGGATTAATTTGTGGATCTGAAGGGTTGTTAGGAGTTGTAACAGAAGTAACAGTTAAAATTTTAAAAAAACCAGAAGTAGTTAAAGCAGCCTTGATAGGATTTCCCTCAATCCAAGAAGGAGGAGATGCAGCATCAGAAATAATTTCAAGTGGGATAGTTCCAGCCGGTATGGAAATTATGGACAAAGCATTAATTGAAGCAACAGACAATTTTAGTAAAGCAGGATATCCAAGAGATGCAGAATTATTAGTAATTGTTGAACTTGATGGAACTGAGTCAGAGGTAAACGAATTACTAAAAAAAGTTAGTGAAATTGCAAAGAAGAATAATTGCTCAAGCTTAAAGTTAAGCAAAAATGAAAAAGAAAGATTATCGTTTTGGGCAGGACGTAAAGCTGCATTCCCAGCATGTGGAGCAATGGCACCAGACTACTATTGCATGGATGGTGTTATACCTAGAGGGAAACTTTCACAAACATTACTTGAAATACAAAAATTATCTAAGAAATATAATTTACCTGTTGCAAATTGCTTTCATGCAGGTGATGGAAATTTACATCCACTAATTATGTTCGATGGAAGTGATAAAGAACAGTTACGTAAAACAGAGGAGTTTGGTGCTGAGATTTTAAAAACATGTGTGAGACTTGGAGGTGTAATATCTGGAGAGCATGGTATTGGAATCGAAAAAAGAGAATTAATGTGTGAAATGTTCAATGATAATGACATCCAACAGCAATTAGATATTAAAAAATCTTTAGATGAGAAAAACTTATTAAATCCAGGTAAAGTTTATCCAATTTTAAAGAAATGTGTTGAGGAAGGAAGGGTACGTGTCCACAAAACAGAAAACAAATTCCCAGATCTTCCAAGATTCTAACGATATTTTTTATCCTAAAGATGAACTTGAGGTTTCAGATTTAGTTAAGGATTTTTATAAAAAAAATTCATCTATCGAGTTAACAGGATCTAATTCTAAAAATTTTATTGGTAATAAAACTCAAGCTGCGAATAAAGTTTCATTATCAAAACTATCAGGAATTATAGAATATTTTCCTGAGGAGCTTTATATCAAAGTTATAGCTTGTACGCCTTTGCAAGAAATAGAGGATGCTTTAGAAAAAAATGATCAAGAATTAGCATTTGAACCATTAGATTTTGGTTACATAAAAAACGGCAAACCAAATAAGGGAACAATTGGTGGATATTTGTCTTGTAATTATGCAGGTTCAAGAAGATTTAAAGTCGGAAGTGTTAGAGACCATGTGCTAGGATTTAGAGGAGTAAATGGTAAAGGTGATATCATAAAATCTGGGGGGACTGTTGTTAAAAATGTAACTGGCTATGATCTTTCAAAACTCATATCTGGAGCTTTTGGAACGCTTGTAGCTTTAACAGAAATAACTCTAAAGGTTTTACCCAAAAAACAATTAACAAATACTATTGTCATTAAAGTTGATGATAAGAAAAAAATCTATGATTTATTTGATAAAATTGCTTCATCGAGCAGCGAAATAACTGGAGCAGTTTTTTTACCAGATGAACCAGACGACAGTATGTTTATTAGAAATAAAGAAACTATTTTTAAATTCAATGATTTAGATTTTACAGGACCTTACCTAGCTCTTAGACTTGAGGGAGATAAAGTTTCAATTAATGAAAAAACAAAAAAAATTACAAAAGAACTAGATTTAAAGAAATTCAAAATAGCTACACTTGATAATTATCAATCATCTCCTTTTTGGAAAAAAATAAATAATTTGGAATTGTTTCAAAATACGCAAAACAACTTACTTAGAATTGTAATTGAACCTGCAAATGGTTCTGAAATGATGAGCTATCTAGGAAATAAATTTAAATATTATATTGATTGGTGTGGTTCATTATTTTGGGTCGA from the Candidatus Pelagibacter sp. HIMB1321 genome contains:
- a CDS encoding alpha-hydroxy acid oxidase, with the protein product MNLKDCHNFSDFRKLAKKNLPSPIFHYIDGGADDEITLKRNTDAFSDCDLVPNVLASVGKPDLSTTVFGKKIDMPIFLAPTAMQRLYHHEGDKASARAAEKFGTFYSMSTMANTTIEEISNVSSGPKLFQLYVHKDQGITDDLIERCKRANFDGMCLTVDTLVAGNRERDHRTGFTTPPKLTLQSLMSFAMHPKWVFNYFTHEKFQLANVATKTDKGTNIAKSVIEYINEQYDPAMNWKDAEYCVKKWGKPFALKGVMSVEDAKRAIDIGCTAIMISNHGGRQLDGSRSPFDQVKEISDAVGDKLEIILDGGVRRGTHVLKALAAGAKACSFGKMFLFALGAGGQPGVERLLQNMHDEINRNMVLMGCKNISELNRTKIIYRK
- a CDS encoding pyridoxal phosphate-dependent aminotransferase, which translates into the protein MKLAKSLERLGTESAFSVLAEAKKLEAQGKPMIHLGLGQPDFKTPKHIVDAAKKALDDGHHGYVLANGLLECRQSVSRKIKKLYNKDVDPERILIMPGGKPTMYFAIQCLGEPGTEIIHPTPGFPIYESMINYSGAKAVPYDLTEDKDLKFDPEKILSLITDKTRMLILINPNNPTGSFVEKSTVDVLAEGLKKHPHVTILSDEIYSRQIFDGKEMPTFFNYPDLQDRLIVLDGWSKAYAMTGWRMGWSVWPEELIPHVTKLIINSFSCVNVPSQFGGIAALDGPDDPIHEMMKKFDERRKLIHEGLNNLPGVECSMPGGAFYAFPNVSGTGMNGSEFCKKAMHDAGVAIVPGTAFGKTSVDYVRFSYAASKDNISNALENIKKMLG
- a CDS encoding FAD-linked oxidase C-terminal domain-containing protein — encoded protein: MTELALPKIDRSIITRKDEIVKNLSRLTNLENVLSHADEIKPYETDALAVYTQTPLAVVLPENTNEVSEILKYCYQENIKVIPRGAGTGLSGGALPLQDAIVLGLGKFNKILKIDFENRCVVTQPGVTNLGITHAVQHKGFYYAPDPSSQLACSIGGNVAENSGGVHSLKYGTTTNNILGVEMVMMDGTITRIGGKSFDQEGYDLMGLICGSEGLLGVVTEVTVKILKKPEVVKAALIGFPSIQEGGDAASEIISSGIVPAGMEIMDKALIEATDNFSKAGYPRDAELLVIVELDGTESEVNELLKKVSEIAKKNNCSSLKLSKNEKERLSFWAGRKAAFPACGAMAPDYYCMDGVIPRGKLSQTLLEIQKLSKKYNLPVANCFHAGDGNLHPLIMFDGSDKEQLRKTEEFGAEILKTCVRLGGVISGEHGIGIEKRELMCEMFNDNDIQQQLDIKKSLDEKNLLNPGKVYPILKKCVEEGRVRVHKTENKFPDLPRF
- a CDS encoding FAD-binding protein is translated as MSTKQKTNSQIFQDSNDIFYPKDELEVSDLVKDFYKKNSSIELTGSNSKNFIGNKTQAANKVSLSKLSGIIEYFPEELYIKVIACTPLQEIEDALEKNDQELAFEPLDFGYIKNGKPNKGTIGGYLSCNYAGSRRFKVGSVRDHVLGFRGVNGKGDIIKSGGTVVKNVTGYDLSKLISGAFGTLVALTEITLKVLPKKQLTNTIVIKVDDKKKIYDLFDKIASSSSEITGAVFLPDEPDDSMFIRNKETIFKFNDLDFTGPYLALRLEGDKVSINEKTKKITKELDLKKFKIATLDNYQSSPFWKKINNLELFQNTQNNLLRIVIEPANGSEMMSYLGNKFKYYIDWCGSLFWVEVPPKKNNKVGEIKKKSIELGGYMTIIKTSEEYDYEETIFTVDPVRLMISEKIKKSFDPKRIFNPGKMYRGI